The following are from one region of the Lytechinus pictus isolate F3 Inbred chromosome 4, Lp3.0, whole genome shotgun sequence genome:
- the LOC135153945 gene encoding serine/threonine-protein kinase 4 homolog B-like, with protein MAFKLPKLPGPSKSKHYAFDKNITVVKWEELDALHVIGRGQFGEVSKVTYQKQDIVMKRLLSEQEEDRRCYMKEVNIMSHLSHPNLIDIKAVCPEKCAILMEYMAFDFEVLGTKDVVSSLSEFLNLLDRTDTVDYFDFFPLVGQKVTEGLKYLHENGIAHRDLKPGNILVSNQHYCHSHDKQEIESIYRTDPILIKLCDFGESRSKMFHTNTILQTRTLGLGRGTPAFMAPEIRLDSDMLPIGATMEDLMKADVWSLGMTLFAIINPSLKHPYEQNLKEATGKRKLSSILLENPKPDVKYKEKQETSWSSLLSAYKKCVLTQPIRRPDLESVIQQLQVIPR; from the coding sequence ATGGCTTTCAAATTACCCAAACTACCAGGACCATCAAAGTCAAAGCATTATGCTTTTGACAAGAACATTACTGTTGTGAAATGGGAAGAGTTAGATGCTCTTCATGTGATTGGCAGAGGCCAATTTGGTGAAGTTTCCAAGGTGACATACCAAAAACAAGACATTGTAATGAAAAGACTACTCAGTGAACAAGAAGAAGATAGGAGATGTTACATGAAGGAAGTGAACATTATGAGTCACTTGTCACATCCCAATCTTATCGACATAAAAGCAGTATGCCCTGAGAAGTGTGCTATTCTGATGGAATACATGGCATTTGACTTTGAAGTGTTAGGAACCAAGGATGTTGTATCTTCACTGTCAGAGTTTTTAAACCTTTTAGATCGTACTGATACAGTGGATTATTTTGACTTCTTTCCCTTGGTTGGACAAAAAGTGACTGAGGGATTGAAATATCTTCATGAGAATGGCATAGCTCACAGAGACCTCAAACCAGGCAACATTTTGGTTTCAAACCAACACTACTGTCATAGCCATGACAAGCAGGAAATTGAATCCATATACAGAACAGATCCAATCCTCATTAAACTGTGTGACTTTGGAGAGTCTCGCTCCAAAATGTTTCACACAAATACCATTCTACAGACTCGCACCTTAGGACTTGGACGAGGTACTCCAGCATTCATGGCTCCAGAAATAAGACTAGATAGTGACATGCTCCCTATTGGAGCAACAATGGAGGACTTGATGAAAGCAGATGTGTGGTCATTGGGCATGACCCTGTTTGCCATCATAAACCCATCTCTGAAACATCCATATGAGCAAAACTTGAAGGAAGCAACAGGTAAAAGGAAATTGAGTTCTATCCTACTAGAGAATCCAAAGCCTGATGtgaaatacaaagagaaacaGGAGACATCATGGAGTTCCCTCCTTTCTGCCTACAAGAAATGTGTGTTGACTCAGCCAATCAGGAGGCCAGATCTGGAGAGCGTAATCCAGCAGTTACAAGTGATTCCAAGGTAA